The proteins below are encoded in one region of Apium graveolens cultivar Ventura chromosome 4, ASM990537v1, whole genome shotgun sequence:
- the LOC141719317 gene encoding uncharacterized protein LOC141719317 → MEFSYLSDIEGDAEDWLIRARVCRMWDVVNTKDNSLLSIDMILVDGKENLMHAAIRKHLVPRFRHQISEGLVYSLRNVKVAMNTSHYRPLASNQRLFFLPVTEVVQLDEDIMRIPRYGFQYCGMLLRLCSVTSTVTLWGKLGEQFDPTLYIGDDAPYVIVISSVTVKTFQPIMPPLCHACALTFATTSARKIYVDPEVEHVSSIRERFSALPPVVVAIEGPSSANLTPEEAMFVNRMTVESLVRATCAGELEVYAKLRLKSHGIPR, encoded by the exons ATGGAGTTTTCTTATCTTTCCGACATTGAGGGTGATGCGGAGGACTGGTTGATTAGGGCCCGCGTTTGCAGGATGTGGGATGTTGTCAACACAAAGGACAACAGCTTGCTTAGCATAGATATGATCCTGGTTGATGGAAAG gagaatcttATGCATGCTGCTATCCGTAAGCATTTGGTGCCTCGATTCAGGCACCAAATCAGTGAGGGCCTGGTCTACAGTCTTCGAAATGTCAAGGTTGCGATGAATACCTCCCACTATAGGCCACTGGCTAGCAATCAAAGGCTGTTTTTCTTGCCGGTTACCGAGGTTGTGCAGCTAGATGAGGATATTATGCGCATCCCAAGATATGGATTCCA ATATTGTGGGATGCTTCTGCGGTTATG CTCTGTCACCAGCACCGTCACTCTGTGGGGTAAACTAGGCGAGCAGTTTGATCCTACACTGTATATTGGAGATGACGCGCCCTATGTTATCGTGATCTCCTCTGTCACAGTCAAGACCTTTCAAC CTATAATGCCCCCCTTATGTCATGCATGTGCTCTGACTTTCGCTACAACTAGCGCTAGAAAAATTTATGTTGACCCAGAGGTGGAGCATGTCTCCTCTATAAGGGAGAGGTTCTCGGCCTTACCACCGGTTGTCGTGGCTATTGAAGGCCCCAGCTCTGCCAACTTAACCCCTGAGGAAGCAATGTTTGTTAATCGAATGACCGTGGAATCCCTGGTCAGAGCTACATGTGCTGGTGAACTAGAGGTATACGCTAAACTCCGCCTGAAATCTCACGGTATCCCACGTTAA